A genome region from Tolypothrix sp. PCC 7712 includes the following:
- a CDS encoding TnsA endonuclease N-terminal domain-containing protein codes for MLSDREFEDWCRRLCLPETTKELVQKIRNSEPVRKVGGGAKNVCGSYPSRKMGKTIQFESHKVELPAIVEYENDEDVLEYYDQPIRLSLSFHSLSGRCVVTSHTPDFWVMRRNSAGFEEWKASERLKILARKQPTRYQQSEEGRWHAPPAEMKVQAMGLYYYLRTDLEINWIAYQNYQFLQGYFNQENTVKKEVRKTVVECINANPGVTLKELLESTNTDWADDIYALIGTKQIYVDLKAVALNEPEKVHLFSSQEMASTYDLIIAQKTSARIASGQRIDVAIGSTLVWDGKSWCVIQIGDTKIALQSENELIGLTHANFDALIAQKEIIHIQPLSAKTTDIWEQIKCASSEDLAVANYRYKVIEPYLHGSPPINSSVPERTVRSWKSKYHQALNNYGWGYIGLLPNRGKKGNRVDRFSPDTWEFIDQIIEQHYENLKQRGKLATYGILVREWEKAGKTDPCPSRITFCKRINQREKVGQTRHRQGSRAAYQKSPFYHELTLSTPIHGSRPFEICHIDHTELDIELVCSRTGRPLGRPWATILIDAFSRRIFAIYLTFDPPSYRSCMMVLRICVQRFGRFPETLVMDNGVEFGSIYFETLLAAFSCTKKQRPSASPRFGSLIERFFGTSNTEFFYNLKGNTQITKQVRLVNKTNNPKVQAVWTLPELYEYFCKYAYVIYDSREHPALGMSPNAAFTKGVNQSGMRYGQKILDDENFKIFTLPSTAKGSAKVIPRLGIKINYIYYWSIDDSFLNPEVESTQVQVRYDPFDVGTAYAYVKGNWVRCISEYYSSLQGHSEKEIRLISIELRQQKNQYNQKIAIRAKELAQYLESAEAQEVLQTQRLHDLAATDLRDLIYKNGRKQTSSTLTQCPVDSDEAISTEEVSQTHQLNTSAIELGKIQAYSQEELWQ; via the coding sequence ATGCTCAGCGACCGAGAGTTTGAAGACTGGTGTCGCCGCCTTTGTTTACCAGAGACGACAAAAGAGCTAGTGCAAAAAATCCGGAATTCAGAACCTGTGAGGAAGGTAGGTGGCGGAGCGAAAAATGTTTGCGGCAGTTATCCAAGTCGCAAAATGGGGAAAACGATTCAGTTTGAATCTCATAAAGTAGAACTGCCGGCGATCGTAGAGTACGAAAATGATGAAGATGTATTAGAGTACTATGACCAGCCAATTCGTCTAAGTTTATCTTTTCATTCCCTGAGCGGACGTTGTGTGGTGACATCTCATACTCCGGATTTTTGGGTAATGAGGCGTAATAGTGCGGGATTTGAAGAATGGAAAGCTAGTGAGCGGCTCAAAATACTAGCCAGAAAACAACCTACACGCTATCAGCAAAGCGAAGAAGGTCGTTGGCACGCGCCACCAGCAGAAATGAAAGTTCAAGCAATGGGACTGTACTATTATTTACGTACAGATCTTGAAATCAACTGGATTGCTTACCAGAACTATCAGTTTCTTCAAGGTTATTTCAACCAAGAAAATACAGTTAAAAAAGAGGTAAGAAAAACAGTTGTTGAGTGTATTAATGCCAATCCTGGAGTAACCCTCAAAGAACTACTAGAATCAACAAATACCGATTGGGCAGATGATATCTATGCCTTGATTGGAACAAAGCAAATATATGTAGACCTGAAAGCAGTAGCTTTGAATGAGCCAGAAAAAGTTCATCTTTTCAGTAGCCAAGAAATGGCATCAACTTATGATCTAATCATTGCTCAAAAGACTTCTGCTCGTATCGCCAGTGGACAACGAATTGATGTGGCAATTGGTTCAACGCTGGTTTGGGATGGTAAAAGTTGGTGTGTAATTCAAATCGGAGACACAAAGATTGCGCTTCAAAGCGAAAATGAACTGATTGGGTTAACTCATGCAAACTTTGATGCACTAATTGCACAAAAAGAAATCATTCATATTCAACCATTATCTGCAAAAACAACAGACATTTGGGAACAGATCAAATGCGCTAGTTCTGAGGATTTAGCAGTAGCTAATTACCGCTATAAAGTTATTGAACCATATTTACATGGCAGTCCGCCAATTAATAGTTCTGTACCTGAGCGGACAGTTCGTAGCTGGAAATCCAAATATCATCAGGCTCTGAATAATTATGGCTGGGGCTATATTGGCTTACTACCCAATCGTGGCAAGAAAGGGAACAGGGTAGATCGCTTTTCACCCGATACTTGGGAGTTTATTGACCAAATTATTGAACAGCACTATGAGAACCTCAAACAGCGAGGAAAACTAGCAACTTACGGTATTCTGGTTAGAGAATGGGAAAAAGCTGGAAAAACAGACCCTTGCCCTAGCCGGATCACTTTCTGTAAACGCATTAATCAACGAGAGAAAGTAGGACAAACTCGCCATAGGCAAGGGTCAAGAGCCGCTTACCAAAAGAGTCCTTTTTATCACGAATTAACGCTCTCCACCCCTATTCACGGGAGTCGGCCATTTGAAATCTGCCACATTGATCATACAGAATTAGATATCGAGTTAGTTTGTTCGCGCACTGGGCGCCCTTTAGGCCGACCTTGGGCAACTATTCTCATTGATGCTTTCTCACGTCGTATTTTCGCAATCTATTTAACATTTGACCCGCCATCGTATCGTTCCTGCATGATGGTATTGCGAATTTGTGTGCAGAGATTTGGCCGCTTTCCAGAAACATTAGTAATGGATAATGGTGTAGAGTTTGGCAGTATTTACTTTGAAACACTTCTAGCTGCCTTTAGTTGCACAAAAAAACAAAGACCATCTGCTAGTCCTAGATTTGGTTCACTCATTGAAAGATTTTTCGGCACAAGTAACACAGAATTTTTTTACAACCTTAAAGGCAATACTCAAATTACTAAACAAGTACGCTTGGTAAATAAAACAAATAACCCAAAAGTACAAGCTGTCTGGACATTGCCAGAATTATATGAATATTTTTGTAAATATGCTTATGTAATTTATGACAGTAGAGAGCATCCGGCACTGGGAATGTCTCCCAATGCTGCATTTACAAAAGGTGTGAATCAGAGTGGGATGCGCTATGGACAAAAAATTTTAGATGATGAAAACTTTAAAATTTTTACTTTGCCCTCAACTGCAAAGGGAAGTGCAAAAGTAATACCAAGACTCGGGATAAAAATTAATTATATCTATTATTGGTCAATTGATGATTCATTTCTTAACCCTGAAGTTGAAAGTACTCAAGTACAAGTTAGATATGATCCATTTGATGTAGGAACTGCTTATGCGTATGTCAAAGGTAATTGGGTACGCTGTATATCTGAATATTATTCATCCTTACAAGGTCATTCTGAAAAAGAAATTCGACTGATAAGTATTGAATTACGACAGCAAAAAAATCAGTATAATCAAAAAATAGCAATTAGAGCTAAAGAACTTGCACAGTATTTAGAATCAGCAGAAGCTCAAGAAGTTTTACAGACACAAAGACTTCATGATTTAGCTGCAACTGATTTGCGAGACTTAATATATAAAAATGGTAGGAAACAAACATCCTCTACTCTTACTCAGTGTCCAGTTGATAGTGATGAAGCTATTAGTACAGAAGAAGTATCACAAACACATCAATTAAATACTTCAGCAATAGAATTAGGAAAAATTCAAGCTTACTCTCAAGAGGAGTTATGGCAGTAA
- a CDS encoding ATP-binding protein produces the protein MANQDGGVKNKLTSASSADVNFLVGGGEMGARMRAKDWSQTSLGPTEQWPQSLKTAVRIMLTSRQAMFVWWGEELINLYNDAYKAILGGKHPEVLGQPAAYVWREIWDQVGPRAESAMLNNEGTYDEALLLIMERNGYPEETYYTFSYSPVPNDQGGTGGIICANTDDTQRIISERQLALLRELAARTVDARTFDEACSLSASCLATNPYDLPLAMIYLVDPEQQRVFLAGTSGIGRDHLAVLETADIDDATIWPFAEVLRTHKPCLIDDLPLHFVNLPTGAWPQAPHQAVAVPIAPSGQTGKAGILIVGLNPFRLFDNNYQGFIELVAAQIAASIANAQAYEEERKRAETLAELDRAKTVFFSNVSHEFRTPLTLMLGPLEETLNNSATLLAAKEREQLEMVQRNGLRLLKLVNTLLDFSRIEAGRVQASYEPIDLASFTTELASVFRSAIERANMQLVVNCPPLPAPVYVDREMWEKIVLNLLSNAFKFTFTGKITVSLHWLNDSVELQVKDTGIGIPSEEISHLFERFHRVKGAQGRTFEGSGIGLSLVQELVQMHGGNVQVTSVFGQGSCFTVSIPTGSAHLPPDRISATRNLASTALNATSYLEEALRWLPIVGDEGDEGDEGDKGDEGDEGVVLSFSSSASSAPSARILLADDNADMRDYVKRLLSQQYQVEAVGDGLAALSAAQRLVPDLILTDVMMPGLDGFGLLQALRNQPQTKNVPIILLSARAGEEARVEGLEAGADDYLIKPFSARELLARVEAALKLARLRDEAMQREQELRREAEMAKAHLETVLAGIKDQFYVLDREWRYSFVNDQVTVFVGKSKAELLGKVVWELYPDVIDSEFYTQIHHAFAQQQVVRFEYYYPTWRRWLENRIYPFADGVSVFVTDISEQKQAEAALRESEQRFRNMADNAPVMVWVTDPTGYCTYLSQSWYNFTGQTEDTGLGLGWLDAVHPEDFESAKNAFLAANQRHEAFRIEYRLRRKDGEYRWVIDAATPWLSWNGEFLGYIGSVIDITERKAAETERDRLLKLEQAARAEAEKANRIKDEFLAVLSHELRSPLNPILGWSRLLQTNKFDPASQQKALATIERNAQLQVQLIDDLLDVSRILRGKLNLNMASIDLVSVIEAAMETVRLAASAKNIQIHTMLDASFGLVLGDSSRLQQVVWNLLSNAVKFTPERGKINISLDYIDAQAQITVSDTGKGISSSFLPYVFEYFCQADSTTTRKFGGLGLGLAIVRHLVELHGGTVSAESPGEGQGATFTVRLPLLQDEGRRLKGESEPANLAADTAVLAGIKILVVDDDCDTREFYTFVLEQSGANVTAVASAAAALQALAQSQPDILLSDIGMPEMDGYMLMRQIKALLTEKRKSVPAVSKAMPKAIALTAYAGELNQQKALLAGFQKHLSKPVEPDELISVITSLLGRD, from the coding sequence ATGGCTAATCAGGATGGAGGTGTAAAAAATAAGTTAACTTCAGCCAGCAGTGCGGATGTTAACTTTCTGGTGGGCGGGGGTGAAATGGGGGCGCGGATGCGCGCAAAAGATTGGTCACAAACTTCCCTTGGCCCTACAGAACAATGGCCGCAAAGCCTGAAAACAGCCGTCAGAATTATGCTTACTTCTCGCCAAGCCATGTTTGTTTGGTGGGGCGAGGAATTAATTAACCTTTATAATGATGCCTACAAAGCAATTCTGGGTGGTAAACATCCAGAAGTATTGGGACAGCCAGCTGCTTATGTATGGCGAGAGATTTGGGATCAGGTAGGCCCCAGAGCTGAATCAGCAATGCTGAATAATGAGGGGACTTACGACGAAGCGCTACTGCTAATTATGGAGCGCAACGGCTATCCAGAGGAGACATATTACACCTTTTCCTATAGCCCAGTTCCTAATGATCAAGGTGGTACAGGCGGCATTATCTGCGCTAACACAGACGATACACAACGCATCATTAGTGAACGTCAGTTAGCATTATTACGAGAATTAGCGGCGAGAACTGTAGATGCACGGACATTCGATGAAGCTTGTTCTCTCAGTGCTAGTTGTTTAGCAACGAACCCTTACGATCTACCCTTGGCGATGATTTATCTGGTAGATCCAGAACAACAGCGCGTGTTTCTCGCGGGAACTTCTGGGATTGGGCGTGATCATCTAGCTGTTCTTGAAACTGCTGATATTGATGACGCTACGATTTGGCCGTTTGCAGAAGTGCTGAGAACTCATAAACCATGCTTAATTGATGATTTACCTTTGCATTTTGTCAATCTCCCTACAGGTGCTTGGCCACAAGCACCACATCAAGCGGTAGCTGTACCCATCGCCCCATCAGGACAAACGGGAAAAGCCGGGATATTAATTGTCGGTTTAAATCCATTTCGGCTGTTTGACAATAACTATCAAGGATTTATCGAGCTGGTAGCAGCGCAGATTGCAGCTAGCATTGCTAACGCCCAAGCTTATGAAGAAGAACGCAAACGGGCGGAAACTTTAGCAGAACTCGATCGCGCCAAAACAGTCTTTTTTAGCAACGTCAGTCACGAATTTCGCACTCCACTCACCCTAATGTTAGGGCCGTTAGAGGAAACCCTAAATAACTCTGCTACCTTGCTTGCAGCTAAGGAACGCGAACAGTTAGAAATGGTGCAACGCAATGGACTGCGGCTGTTGAAATTGGTCAATACTTTGCTAGATTTTTCCCGCATTGAAGCTGGAAGAGTCCAAGCTTCCTATGAACCTATCGACCTGGCGAGTTTTACCACCGAATTAGCCAGCGTATTTCGTTCCGCGATTGAACGAGCAAATATGCAGTTAGTCGTTAATTGTCCTCCCTTACCAGCACCTGTGTATGTGGATCGGGAGATGTGGGAGAAAATTGTCCTCAATCTGCTTTCAAATGCTTTTAAATTTACATTTACCGGAAAAATCACCGTTAGCTTACACTGGCTAAACGACTCTGTAGAGTTGCAAGTTAAAGACACCGGGATTGGTATCCCCAGCGAAGAAATTTCCCATTTATTTGAACGCTTTCACCGCGTTAAAGGCGCGCAAGGGCGCACCTTTGAAGGCTCAGGAATTGGCTTGTCATTGGTACAGGAATTGGTGCAAATGCATGGGGGAAATGTGCAAGTTACCAGTGTTTTTGGACAAGGTAGCTGCTTTACTGTATCCATTCCTACAGGTTCGGCTCATTTACCACCAGATCGCATCAGCGCCACTCGCAATCTAGCTTCCACCGCCTTAAATGCCACTTCTTACCTAGAAGAAGCTCTGCGTTGGCTACCCATAGTCGGGGATGAGGGGGATGAGGGGGATGAGGGAGATAAGGGGGATGAGGGAGATGAGGGAGTAGTTTTATCTTTTTCTTCTTCTGCTTCCTCTGCTCCTTCTGCTCGAATTCTCTTGGCTGATGATAATGCTGATATGCGCGATTATGTGAAGCGGTTGTTGAGTCAGCAATATCAGGTGGAAGCAGTAGGGGATGGGTTAGCAGCTTTGTCTGCGGCTCAAAGACTTGTACCAGATTTAATCCTAACGGATGTAATGATGCCAGGTCTAGATGGCTTTGGACTGTTACAAGCATTACGCAACCAGCCACAGACAAAAAATGTACCAATTATTCTACTGTCAGCACGGGCGGGGGAAGAAGCCAGGGTGGAAGGTTTAGAAGCGGGTGCGGATGATTACCTAATTAAGCCTTTCTCAGCCCGTGAATTATTGGCGCGAGTGGAAGCTGCTTTAAAACTGGCGCGGCTGCGAGACGAAGCTATGCAACGGGAGCAGGAGCTAAGGCGAGAAGCGGAGATGGCAAAAGCTCACCTAGAAACTGTGCTAGCAGGTATCAAAGACCAGTTTTATGTTCTAGATCGGGAGTGGCGCTACAGCTTTGTTAACGATCAAGTAACCGTATTTGTGGGTAAGTCCAAAGCAGAACTGCTTGGTAAAGTGGTTTGGGAACTATACCCCGATGTAATTGACAGTGAATTTTATACCCAAATTCATCACGCCTTTGCCCAACAGCAGGTAGTGCGATTTGAATATTATTACCCTACTTGGCGGCGCTGGTTGGAAAATCGGATTTACCCCTTTGCTGATGGTGTCAGTGTTTTTGTCACAGATATTAGCGAGCAAAAACAAGCAGAAGCTGCACTGCGGGAGAGCGAGCAGCGATTCCGAAATATGGCTGACAACGCCCCGGTGATGGTTTGGGTAACTGACCCTACCGGTTATTGCACTTATCTCAGCCAAAGTTGGTATAATTTCACCGGACAAACCGAGGACACAGGTCTAGGTTTAGGGTGGTTAGATGCGGTGCATCCAGAAGATTTCGAGTCAGCCAAAAATGCTTTCTTAGCGGCGAATCAACGCCATGAGGCATTTCGGATAGAGTACCGCTTGCGACGCAAGGATGGTGAATATCGCTGGGTGATTGATGCGGCTACTCCTTGGTTAAGCTGGAATGGTGAGTTTCTCGGTTACATTGGCTCAGTTATTGATATTACCGAACGCAAAGCCGCAGAAACCGAACGCGATCGCCTTTTGAAACTAGAACAAGCCGCAAGAGCCGAAGCCGAAAAAGCCAACCGCATTAAAGATGAGTTTCTTGCAGTCTTATCCCATGAATTGCGATCGCCTCTCAATCCGATCCTCGGTTGGTCAAGGCTTTTACAAACTAATAAATTTGACCCAGCCAGTCAGCAGAAAGCCTTGGCGACAATTGAGCGTAATGCTCAATTACAAGTGCAATTAATTGACGATTTACTAGATGTCTCCCGCATCTTACGCGGTAAGCTTAATCTCAACATGGCATCTATTGACTTAGTATCTGTGATTGAGGCAGCAATGGAAACAGTGCGCCTAGCAGCCTCAGCCAAAAATATTCAAATTCATACTATGTTAGATGCCTCTTTTGGCTTAGTTTTGGGTGATTCTAGCCGTTTACAACAAGTAGTTTGGAATTTGTTATCTAATGCCGTTAAATTTACTCCAGAGCGAGGAAAAATAAATATCAGCCTAGATTACATTGATGCTCAAGCGCAAATTACCGTGAGCGATACAGGCAAAGGTATTAGTTCTAGTTTCCTACCTTATGTGTTTGAATATTTCTGCCAAGCCGACAGTACCACAACTCGCAAATTTGGCGGCTTGGGGTTAGGATTAGCGATCGTGCGCCATCTAGTAGAACTACATGGCGGAACCGTCAGCGCCGAAAGCCCCGGGGAAGGACAGGGTGCGACATTTACAGTTAGGCTACCACTTTTGCAGGATGAAGGTAGAAGGCTAAAGGGCGAAAGTGAGCCAGCTAACCTGGCTGCTGATACAGCAGTGTTGGCGGGAATTAAAATTTTAGTTGTAGACGATGATTGTGATACCCGCGAATTCTACACCTTTGTACTAGAACAGAGTGGTGCAAATGTGACTGCAGTAGCATCAGCAGCAGCAGCACTGCAAGCATTAGCACAATCACAGCCAGATATATTACTTAGCGACATTGGAATGCCAGAAATGGATGGCTATATGTTAATGCGTCAGATCAAAGCATTGCTAACAGAAAAAAGAAAATCGGTTCCGGCGGTAAGCAAAGCTATGCCGAAGGCTATCGCGTTAACAGCCTATGCAGGAGAACTCAACCAGCAAAAAGCACTCTTAGCAGGCTTTCAAAAGCATCTATCTAAACCTGTTGAGCCGGATGAGTTGATTAGTGTAATTACAAGTTTACTGGGTAGGGATTAG
- a CDS encoding FecCD family ABC transporter permease: protein MIKAKHRLFWAILLLVTALIVTLALSLSQGAVPLSLNELWQAILHQGDRIKQTIVWDLRLPRIVAALIVGAALGMSGALLQGMLRNSLADPFILGISAGAGLIVIVMVVLQIFPAAIPLAAWLGAIMTSAIVIFLGRAGSGIAVERLILGGVAVSSLFGAVQSTLLLVAEDGQIQIALNWLVGSLNGRGWKEITTAGPYIIVALLGGCLLARSLNVLALGDDLALGLGVSLTRSRLLIGGVATLLAASAVSIGGLIGFVGLVVPHGVRLIVGTDHRFVLPLSALAGAWLLIFADLLSRLGAIELPVGSVTALLGSPLFIWLLYRRSAGLNQ, encoded by the coding sequence ATGATCAAAGCCAAACACCGCCTATTTTGGGCGATTTTACTTTTAGTTACAGCGCTGATAGTGACGCTAGCGCTTTCCTTGTCTCAAGGTGCAGTACCTTTGAGTTTAAACGAATTGTGGCAAGCTATTCTGCACCAAGGCGATCGCATTAAGCAAACAATCGTCTGGGATTTACGACTCCCGCGGATTGTTGCAGCTTTAATTGTGGGTGCGGCTTTGGGAATGTCTGGCGCATTGTTGCAGGGAATGTTGCGTAATAGCCTAGCCGATCCGTTTATTTTGGGTATTTCCGCAGGTGCAGGGTTAATTGTCATTGTGATGGTAGTGTTGCAAATCTTCCCCGCAGCGATTCCTCTAGCAGCTTGGCTGGGAGCAATTATGACATCGGCTATAGTAATTTTCCTAGGACGTGCAGGGTCAGGAATTGCGGTAGAACGCTTGATTTTAGGTGGTGTGGCGGTAAGTTCTTTATTTGGTGCGGTACAAAGTACGTTACTTTTAGTAGCAGAAGATGGTCAAATTCAAATTGCACTGAATTGGTTAGTTGGGAGTTTGAACGGACGAGGCTGGAAAGAAATTACTACGGCTGGGCCTTACATTATTGTGGCATTACTGGGCGGATGTTTGCTGGCGCGATCGCTTAACGTTCTGGCTTTAGGAGATGATTTAGCTTTAGGTTTAGGCGTATCATTAACGCGATCGCGTTTATTAATTGGTGGTGTTGCAACTTTACTCGCTGCTAGTGCAGTCAGCATTGGCGGTTTAATCGGCTTTGTCGGCCTTGTGGTTCCCCACGGTGTGCGCCTCATTGTTGGTACAGATCATCGCTTCGTATTACCACTTTCCGCCTTAGCTGGTGCATGGTTACTCATCTTTGCCGATTTACTCTCTAGGCTAGGAGCCATAGAATTACCAGTAGGTTCAGTCACCGCCTTGCTAGGTTCACCTTTATTTATTTGGTTACTTTATCGTCGTTCGGCGGGGTTGAATCAGTAG
- a CDS encoding Rpn family recombination-promoting nuclease/putative transposase, with protein sequence MIDHDRLFKELLSTFFVEFLDLFLPQIVSQIDRSSIRFLAQEVFTDVTSGERKEIDILAQVYYQNQDTCFLIHVENQSYTESVFAKRMFKYFARLYEKYDLAIYPVVIFSFDEPKRPELQIHTVTFPDLKVLEFQFTAIQLNRLSWRDFLQQHNPVAAALMAKMNIPVNERPQVKAECLRLLATLKLDPARMQLILGFVDTYLQLNAAEETIFKAAIDTMNLDEKEEVMEIVTSWEQRGMQAERQATIIEVLKLRFGDIDAALEEIIPKLAQLPREEYLSLLWRLSREQLLARFKSE encoded by the coding sequence ATGATTGACCACGACCGCCTTTTTAAAGAATTGTTATCTACATTTTTTGTAGAGTTTCTTGATTTATTCTTACCACAAATCGTGAGTCAAATTGATAGGAGTTCTATCCGGTTTCTAGCACAGGAAGTATTTACCGATGTCACTTCTGGAGAAAGGAAAGAAATCGATATATTAGCGCAGGTATATTATCAAAATCAGGATACTTGCTTTTTAATTCATGTTGAGAATCAGTCTTACACTGAGTCAGTATTTGCCAAGCGGATGTTTAAATATTTTGCTAGGTTATATGAAAAATATGATCTAGCTATTTATCCAGTAGTCATCTTTTCCTTTGATGAACCCAAGCGCCCAGAACTTCAAATTCACACTGTGACTTTTCCCGATTTAAAGGTCTTGGAGTTTCAATTTACTGCAATTCAATTAAATCGCTTAAGTTGGCGAGACTTTTTACAGCAACATAACCCAGTAGCTGCTGCTCTAATGGCAAAAATGAATATTCCGGTAAACGAAAGACCACAAGTAAAAGCAGAATGTTTACGTTTATTAGCGACATTAAAATTAGATCCCGCCCGAATGCAGTTAATTTTGGGTTTTGTTGATACCTATTTACAGTTAAATGCAGCCGAAGAAACTATTTTTAAAGCAGCAATCGATACAATGAACTTAGATGAAAAGGAGGAAGTTATGGAAATTGTCACTAGTTGGGAACAAAGAGGAATGCAAGCAGAAAGACAAGCAACCATTATTGAGGTTTTAAAACTACGATTTGGTGATATTGATGCTGCATTAGAAGAAATAATTCCTAAGTTAGCGCAGTTACCAAGAGAGGAGTATTTAAGTCTACTTTGGAGATTATCTCGTGAGCAATTGCTGGCAAGATTTAAAAGTGAATAA
- a CDS encoding ABC transporter ATP-binding protein: protein MPLELQNLTGGYTSYPIIQNINLTLQTGEWLSLVGANGSGKSTLLKLLSRILSPQQGTVLLDGKEIHSQPPHLVAQKLALLPQQQTVPVGLTVRQLVGLGRTPHQPWWQWELTAKDKQKVEAAITKTQLEKFSDRLVEQLSGGERQRAFLALALAQEPRVLLLDEPTTYLDINYQLQLLELLKDLNQQQELTIVTVLHELNLAARYSSRIALLKQGELWDVGTPAAVLTPDAIAQVFGVESVIIQTPVGLQVCAIAAV, encoded by the coding sequence ATGCCTTTAGAATTACAAAACCTTACTGGCGGTTACACCTCATATCCCATTATTCAAAACATTAACCTAACATTACAAACAGGAGAATGGTTAAGTTTAGTGGGTGCTAATGGTTCTGGGAAATCTACTTTATTAAAATTACTTAGTCGCATTCTTTCGCCGCAGCAAGGAACTGTGTTATTAGATGGCAAAGAAATTCACTCCCAACCGCCGCATTTAGTAGCTCAAAAATTGGCATTGTTACCGCAACAACAAACTGTACCTGTGGGCTTAACTGTGCGACAATTAGTAGGCTTAGGACGTACACCCCATCAACCTTGGTGGCAATGGGAATTAACAGCTAAAGATAAGCAGAAAGTAGAAGCTGCAATTACTAAAACCCAACTAGAAAAATTTAGCGATCGCCTGGTTGAACAGCTTTCTGGGGGCGAAAGACAACGGGCTTTTTTGGCTTTAGCTTTGGCGCAAGAACCACGGGTTTTATTGTTAGATGAACCGACAACTTATTTAGATATCAATTATCAGTTACAACTATTAGAATTACTCAAAGATTTAAATCAGCAACAAGAATTAACTATTGTCACAGTATTACACGAATTAAATTTAGCCGCGCGCTATAGTTCCCGCATTGCTTTATTAAAACAAGGTGAACTTTGGGATGTCGGTACACCAGCAGCCGTCCTCACCCCAGATGCGATCGCCCAAGTCTTCGGCGTGGAATCCGTTATTATCCAAACACCTGTCGGTTTACAGGTTTGTGCGATCGCGGCTGTGTAA